The window GTATCCTTTTGTGCTTTGGCACTGTTTTTCGTCAGTACTTTTTCTGCTTATGGAAAAACTACCGACAAGACCCTATTGCCGTCGAATCAAAAAAATGAGCTTTCTTCTAATCAGCTCAAACATCTATTACTGGCCGAAGAGCTTTCTGCTTATGAATACCTTTCGCTAAAAACAGATTTCTTTCCCGTTGACCCGGGTAATTGGTATGAGGTACATATTGATGCCCTAAAACCTTTTAATACTGTCGTTTCAGGCGAGACACACTATTTGCCGGATTTTAGAGAGCGTATCTGCAAACAACTTTATCCCTTCCATTTTTTCTTTTGATCTCAGCCTCCCTCAGGAAGAAGACACTGGCTGTCTGAACAGTTTAATTAATTATAAAAAAAGAAAATGGATATACCATCAGCAGTAATAGGTATAGGCATGATGCTGTTATTCGTTGTGCCTATCGGATACGCTGTCAACAGCGAAAAAAGAAAAGAAAAAAAGATCATTAAAGCCCTCTGTGATTTCGGGCATACTAAAAAACTGGCTATTGACACACATGAAGTAATCAGGGAATCAGGGCTAGGCCTCGACCACGGTCGAAGAACACTGGTTTTTCAAAACTCAAAACAAGAACTGTTTGCCATTAAATTAGCAGATATATCACAGTGCGAAGTTTTAGAGAAAAGGAAGCCCGGCAAAACAAGAAATGCCAAAGGGTCTTTATATCAAGTAGGACTTGCCTTATACGATACGAATGCGAATGCAAGAGAATTGATTCTTTACAACGAAGACACCGATGGTGTAACAGATGCCGAAAGCCTGATCCCCGTCGCCATTAAATGGAGGTCGGATATTCTAAATCTCTGTTAAATATAAGGATTCTTTGATTTTAACATAAAAGTAATTTTGTACTTTTAAATCCCGTTTCGGCGGGATTTTTTATGACCAAATCACTATGAAAAAACTACTCGCTTTTACAATATTATTTATAGCCGCAAAAGGATTGGCTCAAAATGAACCTGTCTCAGCTTTTCTTGAAAAATGGGAAAATTCAAAAAATTACCTCGTTCAAATGGTTGATGCCATGCCTGCGGATGCTTTTAGTTATAAGCCTTCCGAGAGGCAGATGACTTTCTCAAAACAGTTACAACACATACAACAAAATATGGTATGGCTGGGTTCGGAGTATTTTCATGCCGATAAAATCGAAATCGCCGATCTTGAATCCGATAAAAAATTAACCATCGAAAGCATCAAAAAGTCATTTGATATTGTCGCTCAAGCTATCAAAAACACAAATCCGGAAGAACTTAAAGAAACCGTAAAGTTCTTTGCCGGACCCAAAACCAAACTCCAGATCCTTAACCTGTTACAAGACCATGTAACCCATCATCGCGGACAGTTGATAGTATACCTGAACCTTAACAATATAGAGCCACCCCGTTATGTTGGCTGGTAAGTTTCTTCGGTACCGGTGAAGCAAGAGTATATTTTGCCGGGGCAAGCCCCCATGTCGCTCACACAGAAAAATTTAAAAAAGCATTCCAATACCCGCCACAGCGCATTTTTAAATATCACTTAGTGAGTAAACCTATATTTTTTATTAAATTAGCATACGAACGACCTTAAAAGACCATGACCCTATTAATAGTTTACGCAGTAATTTCTATTTTCTTTTCATTTTTATGTTCCATATTGGAAGCTGTACTGCTCAGTATCACTCCCACTTTTATCAACTTGAAAAAGCAGGAAGGAAAAGCCTATGCCGATACGCTTGAATCCCTTAAACAAGATATCGACAAACCCCTTATTGCGATCCTCACAATAAATACAATTGCCCATACCGTAGGAGCTATCCTTGTAGGAGTACAGGCAGAAAAAACGTTTGGAAGCGGAAATAATTCTGTGGGAATCGTTTCGGCAGTGATGACATTTCTCATCCTGGTGCTCTCTGAAATCATCCCTAAAACCATAGGCGCTACCTATTGGAAACGCCTTTCAGGCTTTGCTGCCTCTACGCTTA of the Zhouia spongiae genome contains:
- a CDS encoding DinB family protein, whose amino-acid sequence is MKKLLAFTILFIAAKGLAQNEPVSAFLEKWENSKNYLVQMVDAMPADAFSYKPSERQMTFSKQLQHIQQNMVWLGSEYFHADKIEIADLESDKKLTIESIKKSFDIVAQAIKNTNPEELKETVKFFAGPKTKLQILNLLQDHVTHHRGQLIVYLNLNNIEPPRYVGW